The nucleotide window CCAGTAGCATAGCAGAGGCCCGATACCTCCACGAGGTATCGGGCCATGTTCTGATTCAGTTCTGAGTGCGCGGTGCGCCGATTCCACTGGAGGTCAAGTGCGAGCTCTGCTGTATGACGGCCAGCTCCGTCTGGCAAACGATCATCCCCAACCAAGGCTTATCCCCGGCGAAGCCGTGATTCGGGTGCGCCTGGCAGGCATCTGCAACACGGACGTTGAAATCACCCGCGGCTACATGGGTTTTCAGGGAGTGCTGGGGCACGAGTTCGTTGGTATCGTGGAAGAGGCAGGTGATTCGCGGTGGGTTGGCCAGCGCGTGGTAGGCGAGATCAACTGCTACTGTGGCACCTGCCCGACGTGCCGCGCGGGAGACGTGAGCCACTGTCCGCAACGCACGACGCTCGGTATCGGCGGGCGGGACGGAGCGATGGCCGATTACTGCCTCTTGCCGGAGGTGAACCTGCACGTCGTGCCCGAGCAGGTGCCAGACGAGGAGGCGGTGTTCGCCGAGCCCCTGGCCGCCGCGCTGGAGATCCTCGAGCAGGTGCACATCAAGCCTACGCAGCGCGTGGCGGTGCTGGGGGACGGCAAGCTGGGGCTTCTCGTGGCACAGGTCATGCGACTGACCGGCTGCGACCTGGTTGTGGTTGGCCGGCATGCCGACAAGCTGGCGATCCTCGAGCACCAGGGGATCGCCACGACTATGGAGTCTGGCGCCAGCGATCTCAGGAGCGATGTGGTTATTGACTGCACCGGGCAGCCGGATGGCTTTGCCACGGGCAGAGCCATGGTTCGCCCCAGAGGTACCTATGTCCTCAAGAGCACGTTCCACGGAGTGAATCAGGTCAATCTCACTTCGCTGGTGGTCGATGAGGTGAGCCTGGTCGGGTCGCGCTGCGGCCCCTTTGAGCCGGCGTTGCGTCTTCTTGCTCTGAGGCTGATCGACGTCACGAGTCTGGTGGCCGGCATCTACCCACTGGACCAGGCTGTCACGGCATTCGCGCATGCGCGAACGCGCGGGGCGCTGAAAGTACTCATTCGTCCGTGAGCCACATTCGGGTTAGCCGGGCCCGGCTGCATTCGCCAGGCGGCTGCTGAGCGGGTGCCGCTAGCGCTGGCCCATAACTGGCTGCGCTCTGCCGAGATTGGAGCCCCAAGTGATGACATATGATCAGCGTGCGCGCCTGCGGGTGGCAGTGATTGGCCCGACAGACATCGCAGTGACATCGCGGGCAGCAGGGCTTGACCCCGACCTCTGCCGGCAAGCAGCCGGCCTTGCCGGAACGGAGCTGGCCCGGCGCGGCTGCACGATGGTGCTCGTACCCGACCGTGGTGTGGCCCTGGTGGCTGCCGAGGCCTACCGCAGGGCGGGGGGACCGCACCTGGTGGGCATTGTCCCCCGCGGCGGAACCTCGACGCAACAGGCGACCTCGTGCTGCGAGGAACACCGGTCGTTGTGCGACGAGGTGATTGAGGACATGACCTGGTCTGAGCAGCATGAGCGGATTTGCCAGTTGGCCGATGTGATGCTCTGCATCGGGCTGAGCTGCGGCACCATTGCGGAGGTGGCCTGGACCAAGTGGACCGGCCAGCATCCAGTTATTGTCGTCAGGTCGCTGGTTAGCGGAATACCGCCTGAGGTGCTGGCCGAAATCGACGTTCGCTGGGTAGAGGATCTGGATGAGGCCCTGAGCGAGATCGATGCTCTGGCCGACAGGCCCTGCTAGTTGGACAGGCTCCGGGCGGTCGGCTATAATGGCAGCGTCATGGGTGTGCTCTACCTGGTGGCGACGCCGATCGGCAATCTAGAAGACATCACGCTGCGCGCACTGCGGATTCTGCGCGAGTCGTCCCTCATCGCAGCAGAGGACACTCGGACCACAGCCAAGCTCCTCTCGCGCTATGACATCCACACGCCGATGATCAGCTACTTTGAGCACAATGAGGTTGTGCGTCAGGGGGAGATACTGCGCGCCCTCGAATCGGGCGATGTGGCACTGGTTTCCGAGGCGGGGATGCCGGCCATCTCGGACCCAGGTTTCCGTCTGGTGCAGGCAGTGACTCAGGCCGGGCTTCCGGTGACTGTCGTTCCTGGAGCGTCAGCGCTGCTGTCAGCTCTGGCGGTTTCGGGGCTGCCGACGGACAGTTTTGTGTTTCTGGGCTTTTTGCCACGCAAACGTGCAGCGCGGATCACACTGCTCTCCGAGGTTCGGTCGGAGAGGAGAACGCTCGTGGCCTATGAGGCACCCCATCGGCTGGTTGAGACACTCGAGGACGTCGTAGCCACGCTGGGCGACCGCCAGGTGGCTGTGGCGGCTGAACTGACCAAACTGTTCGAAGAGGTCCAGCGAGGTAGCGTGAGTGAGTGCCTGGCGCATTTGCGCGAGAAACCGCCACGCGGAGAGTACACGCTGGTGATCGAAGGTGCGGTTGATGCGCCGGTGACACTCTGGTCAGAGGAGGAGGTGTCTGAGGCGCTCGCCGCCCTGATTCAGGCTGGCTGGAGCCGACGTGACGCGGCGGCAGAAATCAGCGCGTCGAGTGGATGGGCGAGGCGAGCCGTCTATCGGCTGGCGGCCGGCCGTCTGGACTTGAATATCGGAGATACAAAGTAGTTACAATGGGATCTCCACTCAGTGGTGGCCTTGACCGTCGACCGTCCGTCGGAGGGTCATATGCCTGACCTCGATTCCCCTGCAACCTATGCGGCGCATGACCTCAGAGGGATGCTGGCGCACATCACCGGATTGCCGGAGCAGTGCGAGCGGGCCTGGCTGGAATCCGCGGGGATCAGCTTTCCTGAGGCGTTCCGGAAGGTCACCGGCGTTCTGATTCTGGGGCTCGGGGGATCCGCGATCGGTGGTGACCTGTTGCGTTGCCTGATCGCGGATGAATGTCCGGTTCCGGTCGTGCTGCACCGGGATTATGGGTTGCCTGGCTGGGTGAGCGAACGGACTCTGGTACTCGCCTGCAGCTATTCGGGCAACACCGAGGAGACGCTGAGCGCCTTTGGCGCCGCGGCCAATGCTGGCGCCAGGCTATTCGCTATGACGACCGGCGGGCGGCTGTTGCAGCGAGCCAGGGAACTGGGCGCGGTCTGCTACTGCTACCACTATGAGGCGCAGCCCAGGGCAGCCCTGGGCTATTCGCTGATGACCCTGCTGCGCGTGATGGACAGGCTGGGCTTGGTGCGGGACAAATCGGGCGAGGTGGCCGAGGCGGTGACCGTCATGCGTTCGTGGCTCACCGAGATCGGTCCTGAGGTGGCAGTGACCAATAATGCTGCCAAGGCACTGGCCACGCGTCTTTACCGACGGCTGCCGGTGATCTATGGCGCGGAGCACTTGGCTGAGGTAGCCCGGCGATGGAAGGGGCAGTTCAACGAAAACAGCAAGTCGTGGGCGGTCTTTGATGTGGCTCCAGAGCTGGCGCACAACACGATTGCGGGATATCAGAGCCCGGCGCGGCTGGCTCCTCTGGCTCACACGGTGGTGTTGACGGCGCCTTCGCTTCATCCACGGGTGCAAGCGCGGCTGCAGTTCGCCAGGGAATTGCTCTCGTCGCGGGGCTTTGCCAGCGAGGCCGTGGAGGGCAGAGGGCAGAGCAGGCTGGCTCAGGCTCTGTCACTGGTCCTGTTTGGCGACCTGGTCAGCTACTATCTGAGTCTGTTGTATGGTGTGGATCCGTGGGAAATCGCCAACATCGATGCGATGAAGCGCCGCATGGGCGCGGCGTGAACGGTTGAAACCAACCACTGGCCAAGGAGGGATGATGGATTCGGGAATGGTGAGCAAGATCGAGAAGGCGAGGCGCTACGCCGAAGAGAAGGATCGCGTCAAGTTCTGCACCTTTGAGGTCAAGTTCCGCGGTGGGCACAGCGACCACGTTGTCAAGTATGATAAGGGCGTCTGGCAGTGCGACTGCCACTTCTTTTCGCAGCGGCAGGTGTGCAGCCACACTATGGCTCTGGAGCGCATTCTGGATGGCATGCTTTTTGAAGAAGTGGCCGACAATCCGGATCCCGCGTGAGCAGCGGGCCGGGAAAGCGCTATCCGTTGTTGTTGGGAAGGTGAGCAGAGGATGAGAATCGGCATCATCGGCGCAGGCATCACGGGCCTGACCGCCGCCTACGAACTGAGCAAAGCAGGGCACCAGGTGACGGTGCTGGAGAGCACGGAGCGAGCGGGAGGACTGGCGCGAACCTTCAGCGACGAACGCTGGGAGTGGCCGTTGGAGATCTTTTACCACCATGCCTTCACCTCGGACCAGGCGCTGCTGGACCTGAACCGCGAACTGGGCATCGCGGACAAAATGGTCTTTCCCCTGCCAGTGACGGCCATCTGGCAGAATGGCACAATGAACGCCTTTGACAGCCCGCTGGCAGTGCTGCAGTACCCCTACCTGTCCTTTGTGGACAAGATGCGAGTGGGGTTGACCACACTCTATTTGCGGCTCACTCGAAACTGGCACGCGCTGGAGGGCATCACCGCCGAGGAGTGGCTCTTGCGCTATATCGGCCCCCACGCCTACCATGCCCTGTGGGAACCACTGCTGGCCAACAAGATGACCCGCTACTACAAAGAGGTCAACATGGCCTGGTTCTGGGCACGCATTCACAAGCGCAGCCAGCGGCTGGGCTACTATCAGGGCAGCTACCAGGTGCTGATCGATGCCCTGGTCTCACGCTCGCAGGCGCTGGGGGCGCAGATTCTGTACCGTCAGCCAGTGGCAGCTATCGCGGGGATCGACGGGGGAGTGTCGGTTAGCACGGCTTCTCAGTCAACGACCTTTGACGCGGTGGTGGCGACAGTCTCACCGAGAACCATGCTCCAGCTCACCCCGCGGCTGCCGCCTGACTATGCTCAGAGCCTGCACGGGTTGCGAAATCTCGGCGCACTCACCCTGATTCTGGCGGTGGAGCGCCAGGTGACCGACAAGTTGTACTGGGTGAACCTGCCTCAAGGCCAGTTCCCTTTTCTGGCCTTTGTCGAGCACACCAACTATCAGTCGCCGGAACACTACGGCGGCGACCACATTTTCTACCTGGGTGACTACCCGGCGCCGGACGAGCCCCATTGGAGTGCCAGCAAGGAGCAGTTGTTGGAGGAATTCCTGCCGCACCTGGTCAAGTTCAATCCGCGCTTTGACCCTTCGTGGATTCGCCGGAGCTGGCTGTTCCGCGAAGAGTATGCGCAGCCGGTGCCGCCAGTGAATCACAGTCAGCACATTCCCGCCGTGAAAACACCCATCGCTGGCCTGTATCTGGCCAGCATGAGCCAGGTCTATCCGTGGGATCGCGGCACGAACTATTCCGTTGAAATGGGCCAGAAAGTGGCTCAAATGCTAATGGCCAATCAGGTGAAAGCATGAACGAAATCTGCGTTATTGGTGTGGGGTACGTAGGTCTGGTGACCGGTGCGTGTCTGGCCGACCTGGGCAATCGGGTGGTGTGCCTGGATGTGGCCCGTGATAAGATCGAGGGGCTGAAGAAGGGCCTGCTGCCCATCTACGAGCCGGGGCTGGAAGAGATCGTGCGCCGCAACTATGAAGCCGAGCGCCTGATCTTTACCACGGATTATGACGAGGGGCTGCGGCATGCCGAGTTTGTGTTCGTGGCGGTAGGCACGCCATCCGGGCCTGACGGCGAGGCGGATCTGTCCTACCTTCGTTCGGCGGTGGTGGATATCGCCAAGCGCCTCACGCGGCCTCTGATCATCGTCAACAAGAGCACGGTGCCAATCGGCACTGGCGACCTGGTTGCCGACATCATCCGCGAGGAACGAGCTGACGCTGCCCCGTTTGTGGTGGTATCGAATCCCGAGTTCCTGCGCGAAGGGTCCGCGGTGTACGATTTCATGAATCCGGACCGCATTGTGCTCGGTTCGACTGACCGCCCTGCAGCGTGGAAAGTGGCCGAGCTCTATGCGCCGCTTTCGGCGCCGATTATTGTCACTGACTTGAGGACCGCGGAGATGATCAAGTACGCATCGAACGCTTTCCTAGCCACGAAGATCTCCTTTGTCAACGAAATGGCCAACATCTGCGAGGCGGTAGGTGCTGACGTCCAGGAAGTGACCCGGGGCATGGCCAGCGACCGCCGCATTGGTCCAGGGCACTTGGAGGCCGGGCTTGGCTGGGGCGGCTCGTGCTTTCCGAAAGATGTCAAGGCGTTGGTGCATATCGCCGCTATGCACGGCTGCCACCCGCAGATGCTGCGAGCGGTCACCGAGATCAACTATGACCAGCGCAAGCGAGTCATCATCAAGCTGCGCGAGATGCTGGGCACCCTGCGCGGCAAGACGGTGGGACTGCTGGGTCTTTCGTTCAAGCCAAACACCGATGACATGCGCGACGCTCCGGCGATAGAAGTAGTGCATTTCCTGCTGAACGAGGGCGCGAGCGTGCGAGCCTATGACCCGGTGGCGATGGACAATGCGCGAAAACTGCTGCCGCAGGTCACTTTCTGCGACAATGCCTATGCCGTGGCCGAAGGGGCCGATGCGCTGGTTCTGGTGACAGCGTGGAACGAGTTCAAGCACCTCGATATGGGGCGGATCGCACGCTCGATGCACACAGCGGTCCTGGTGGATGCGCGGAACATCTACGACAGAGCCAAGCTGCGCGAGTTGGGCTTTGCCTACTACGGAATCGGGCGAACCTGAGAACGAGCCTGCTGCCATTAGTAAACGAGCGGCGCGCGAACGCGCCGCTCGTTTTTGCTATGCGCTACCTTCGGAGTGACTGAGTGCGAGGGCCCGCAGGGGCCAGTAGACCGAGGCAAAGAGCAGGGTGAACAGAGCGGCCACCGCCCAGCCTCGCCAGTGAAGGAGCGGATGCAGAGCATAAGGCACCAGCTCCCGCACCACAGCGACAGGACGGAACACGATGTCCCAACTGTTCCAGCGCAGGAAGCGCCCGACGTAGACGCCAAAGCCGGCCATGCCCATTGCCCCCAGCGAAAAGGCCAGCCGAACCCAGCGGCCAAAGCGCGTCGCAACCGCTTGCTCCATCCAGAACACCGTGGTCAAACCGATCACCAGTCCGCTCAACCCCAGGCTGAACAGCAAGAGCCCATCATAGAGCAAGGGAATCTGACCACTCGGACGGAGGTGGATCAAGTCGGTGATCAAATAGGGCGAGTTGGGCAAAAAGACCAGCCAGCCCACCGCAGCCCAGGCTCGAACCCATAGCGGCGTGCTCGCGGGACGCGCGGCAACCCAGGCCAACAGGACCGGCACCCAGGCCAGGAACAGGTTCCATAGCACGTGCGCGTAGGTCAGATGACCGGTGTAGGCAATCCTGCCGAGCCACAGGAGACAGGGCAGCAGGCTCAGGGCTGCCAGGCTGGCGGCAGTCCTCGCGAAAGCGGTTGGATTCTGTCTCTGACCCGGGACATCAGCCATGTTACTCTCCCACATACCTACTGAGCAGTGTGAAACCCGTCCAACGCGACAGGTGGTAGGACTGCCACCTGCGCCACTCCTCATCCTGTTTCCTCGTGCTGAGACGTGCTCTGAGGTCCTTGTCCAGCACTTCGTGCACTTCACCCGTTGTTGAATTGGCCAGCTCGATCAGCGCCGGAACGGCGTCATCCGACAGGCGTGTCAGGTAGTTCACGTCGATCTTTTCCTCAACGTATTGGGAGGAGATGGAAGGGAGCAGCCCCTGGTAGCGCTGTGCGTTCTGCCTGACGATGAGCGCGTCGGGATTGAGCACATCGAGCGTTAGCACAAAGCCAAGCACGACCACGATCAGGCCCGTGCCAAAGTTGGCGCCTGGCCGCCACAGAGTCAGTCCGAACCAGGTCAGAAGCAGGCCGAGCCACACCATAAAGACGTGTACATAGATCCTGAGTTCCGTAAAGCCATAGGCCATCTCGTAGAGCAACAGCCGCCGGAACGCAGAGACGAGCAT belongs to Chloroflexi bacterium ADurb.Bin180 and includes:
- the neoA gene encoding 2-deoxy-scyllo-inosamine dehydrogenase, with protein sequence MRALLYDGQLRLANDHPQPRLIPGEAVIRVRLAGICNTDVEITRGYMGFQGVLGHEFVGIVEEAGDSRWVGQRVVGEINCYCGTCPTCRAGDVSHCPQRTTLGIGGRDGAMADYCLLPEVNLHVVPEQVPDEEAVFAEPLAAALEILEQVHIKPTQRVAVLGDGKLGLLVAQVMRLTGCDLVVVGRHADKLAILEHQGIATTMESGASDLRSDVVIDCTGQPDGFATGRAMVRPRGTYVLKSTFHGVNQVNLTSLVVDEVSLVGSRCGPFEPALRLLALRLIDVTSLVAGIYPLDQAVTAFAHARTRGALKVLIRP
- the rsmI gene encoding Ribosomal RNA small subunit methyltransferase I, which codes for MDRLRAVGYNGSVMGVLYLVATPIGNLEDITLRALRILRESSLIAAEDTRTTAKLLSRYDIHTPMISYFEHNEVVRQGEILRALESGDVALVSEAGMPAISDPGFRLVQAVTQAGLPVTVVPGASALLSALAVSGLPTDSFVFLGFLPRKRAARITLLSEVRSERRTLVAYEAPHRLVETLEDVVATLGDRQVAVAAELTKLFEEVQRGSVSECLAHLREKPPRGEYTLVIEGAVDAPVTLWSEEEVSEALAALIQAGWSRRDAAAEISASSGWARRAVYRLAAGRLDLNIGDTK
- a CDS encoding bifunctional phosphoglucose/phosphomannose isomerase; amino-acid sequence: MPDLDSPATYAAHDLRGMLAHITGLPEQCERAWLESAGISFPEAFRKVTGVLILGLGGSAIGGDLLRCLIADECPVPVVLHRDYGLPGWVSERTLVLACSYSGNTEETLSAFGAAANAGARLFAMTTGGRLLQRARELGAVCYCYHYEAQPRAALGYSLMTLLRVMDRLGLVRDKSGEVAEAVTVMRSWLTEIGPEVAVTNNAAKALATRLYRRLPVIYGAEHLAEVARRWKGQFNENSKSWAVFDVAPELAHNTIAGYQSPARLAPLAHTVVLTAPSLHPRVQARLQFARELLSSRGFASEAVEGRGQSRLAQALSLVLFGDLVSYYLSLLYGVDPWEIANIDAMKRRMGAA
- the pds gene encoding 15-cis-phytoene desaturase; translation: MRIGIIGAGITGLTAAYELSKAGHQVTVLESTERAGGLARTFSDERWEWPLEIFYHHAFTSDQALLDLNRELGIADKMVFPLPVTAIWQNGTMNAFDSPLAVLQYPYLSFVDKMRVGLTTLYLRLTRNWHALEGITAEEWLLRYIGPHAYHALWEPLLANKMTRYYKEVNMAWFWARIHKRSQRLGYYQGSYQVLIDALVSRSQALGAQILYRQPVAAIAGIDGGVSVSTASQSTTFDAVVATVSPRTMLQLTPRLPPDYAQSLHGLRNLGALTLILAVERQVTDKLYWVNLPQGQFPFLAFVEHTNYQSPEHYGGDHIFYLGDYPAPDEPHWSASKEQLLEEFLPHLVKFNPRFDPSWIRRSWLFREEYAQPVPPVNHSQHIPAVKTPIAGLYLASMSQVYPWDRGTNYSVEMGQKVAQMLMANQVKA
- the tuaD gene encoding UDP-glucose 6-dehydrogenase TuaD, translated to MNEICVIGVGYVGLVTGACLADLGNRVVCLDVARDKIEGLKKGLLPIYEPGLEEIVRRNYEAERLIFTTDYDEGLRHAEFVFVAVGTPSGPDGEADLSYLRSAVVDIAKRLTRPLIIVNKSTVPIGTGDLVADIIREERADAAPFVVVSNPEFLREGSAVYDFMNPDRIVLGSTDRPAAWKVAELYAPLSAPIIVTDLRTAEMIKYASNAFLATKISFVNEMANICEAVGADVQEVTRGMASDRRIGPGHLEAGLGWGGSCFPKDVKALVHIAAMHGCHPQMLRAVTEINYDQRKRVIIKLREMLGTLRGKTVGLLGLSFKPNTDDMRDAPAIEVVHFLLNEGASVRAYDPVAMDNARKLLPQVTFCDNAYAVAEGADALVLVTAWNEFKHLDMGRIARSMHTAVLVDARNIYDRAKLRELGFAYYGIGRT